In a genomic window of Akkermansia massiliensis:
- a CDS encoding SufE family protein, with protein sequence MDCFEERRQVLLQELAALSGEGALYGFLMRQGEQLPPFAEEWKTEACLLRGCQYRVWLRLELAGGLVRIDADSDSLISRGLMALWVRLFSGLRPGEVLAAETDFLHQGVLGGWLIPSRANALGNMASRIKLGVLRLKQEARKEAAVSGSPSSLPELSLEPVEQGPLRQMEMSGSSCHDDRKQEKEFQR encoded by the coding sequence ATGGATTGTTTTGAAGAACGGCGGCAGGTTCTACTGCAGGAGCTGGCCGCCCTGTCCGGGGAGGGGGCTCTGTACGGTTTTTTAATGCGCCAGGGGGAACAGTTGCCGCCCTTTGCGGAGGAATGGAAAACGGAAGCCTGCCTCCTGCGGGGATGCCAGTACCGGGTATGGCTGCGGCTGGAGCTTGCAGGCGGTCTGGTGCGGATTGATGCCGATAGCGATTCCCTCATCAGCCGAGGTTTGATGGCTCTGTGGGTGCGTCTGTTTTCCGGACTGAGGCCGGGAGAAGTGCTGGCCGCAGAGACGGATTTCCTTCATCAGGGTGTTCTTGGCGGCTGGCTGATTCCTTCCCGGGCGAATGCCCTGGGCAATATGGCCTCCAGAATCAAGTTGGGCGTGCTGCGGTTGAAGCAGGAGGCGCGGAAGGAGGCCGCAGTGTCTGGCTCTCCTTCTTCCCTGCCGGAGCTTTCCTTGGAGCCTGTTGAACAAGGCCCGTTGCGGCAGATGGAGATGTCCGGCAGTTCCTGTCATGATGATCGCAAACAGGAAAAAGAGTTCCAGCGATAG
- the aspS gene encoding aspartate--tRNA ligase has product MNSYRTHTCSELRAANIGKPTTLIGWVDSVRDHGGVIFIDLRDRSGITQVVFHPEVNQDVAKASQQLRSEDMIQISGTVAARLKTDTVDTTNADLPTGEIEVSADTLNVINKADVLPFQLDRALSNEDLRLKYRFLDLRRPSMVRNMQIRHRVTKTTRDYLDEHGFLEIETPILSKSTPEGARDFLVPSRLAPGKFYALPQAPQQYKQLLMVAGMERYFQIARCFRDEDLRADRQLEFTQVDIEASFITPEDIYNLVEGLLKRVYKESLDVDIPTPFPRMTWREAMDQYGSDKPERRFGMKLTDVSSIFENSGFKVFSSAVSNGGVVKAINAKGFGSASVGQIDALTKTAVEAGAKGLAYIKVREEDWRSPISKFLSDEEKQKLTEALNIETGDLVLFAAGPWEPSCDILGRVRLQCAEFMELLKDNTERDFLWVIEFPLVGWDEEEQRWVAIHHPFTRPVKEDEEKLLKGELSSDLRAQAYDVVLNGTELGGGSIRIHERDLQSAMFKALGVTEEQAREQFGHILDAFSFGAPPHGGLALGLDRLVMMICNAESIREVIAFPKNNRGADLMSDSPAAAEERQLRDIHIQVKLPAKK; this is encoded by the coding sequence ATGAACTCATACCGCACTCATACCTGCAGCGAATTGCGCGCTGCGAACATCGGCAAGCCGACCACCCTCATCGGCTGGGTAGATTCCGTCCGTGACCACGGCGGCGTCATATTTATCGACTTGCGCGACCGCTCCGGCATCACGCAGGTAGTCTTTCACCCGGAAGTCAACCAGGACGTGGCGAAGGCCTCCCAGCAGCTCCGCTCCGAAGACATGATCCAGATATCCGGCACCGTGGCTGCGCGCCTGAAAACGGACACGGTGGACACCACCAATGCGGACCTTCCGACCGGGGAAATTGAAGTCTCCGCGGACACCCTGAACGTCATCAACAAGGCGGACGTGCTCCCCTTCCAGCTGGACCGGGCCCTCTCCAATGAAGACCTGCGCCTCAAGTACCGCTTTCTGGACCTGCGCCGCCCGTCCATGGTCCGCAACATGCAGATACGCCACCGCGTGACCAAGACCACGCGCGACTATCTGGATGAACACGGCTTCCTGGAAATTGAAACGCCCATCCTTTCCAAATCCACGCCTGAAGGCGCGCGCGACTTCCTGGTCCCCTCCCGCCTGGCACCCGGCAAATTCTATGCCCTCCCCCAGGCCCCGCAACAGTACAAGCAATTGCTCATGGTAGCCGGCATGGAACGCTACTTTCAGATCGCCCGCTGCTTCCGTGACGAAGACCTGCGTGCGGACCGCCAGCTGGAATTCACCCAGGTGGACATTGAAGCCTCCTTCATCACGCCTGAAGACATCTACAACCTGGTGGAAGGCCTGCTCAAGCGCGTGTACAAGGAATCCCTGGACGTGGACATTCCCACCCCCTTCCCCCGCATGACGTGGAGGGAGGCCATGGACCAGTACGGCTCCGACAAGCCGGAACGCCGCTTCGGCATGAAGCTGACGGACGTCTCCTCCATCTTTGAAAACAGCGGGTTCAAGGTATTCTCCTCCGCCGTAAGCAATGGAGGCGTGGTCAAGGCCATCAACGCCAAGGGGTTCGGCTCCGCCTCCGTCGGACAAATCGACGCCCTGACGAAAACCGCCGTGGAAGCCGGAGCCAAGGGCCTGGCCTACATCAAGGTGCGCGAGGAAGACTGGAGAAGCCCCATCTCCAAATTCCTTTCCGACGAAGAAAAGCAAAAACTCACGGAAGCCCTCAACATTGAAACCGGAGACCTCGTTCTCTTTGCGGCCGGTCCGTGGGAACCCTCCTGCGATATCCTGGGCCGTGTGCGTCTGCAATGCGCCGAATTCATGGAACTGCTTAAGGACAACACGGAACGCGACTTCCTGTGGGTCATCGAATTCCCGCTGGTGGGCTGGGATGAGGAAGAACAGCGCTGGGTGGCCATCCATCACCCCTTCACCCGCCCCGTCAAGGAAGACGAGGAAAAACTGCTCAAGGGAGAACTCTCCTCAGACCTGCGCGCCCAGGCTTACGACGTGGTGCTCAACGGGACGGAACTGGGCGGCGGCTCCATCCGAATCCATGAACGCGACTTGCAATCCGCCATGTTCAAGGCGCTCGGCGTCACGGAGGAACAGGCCCGCGAACAATTCGGCCACATCCTGGACGCCTTCAGCTTCGGCGCTCCGCCCCACGGCGGCCTTGCGCTGGGCCTGGACCGCCTGGTCATGATGATCTGCAACGCGGAATCTATCCGTGAAGTCATCGCGTTCCCGAAAAACAATCGCGGAGCGGACCTGATGAGCGACTCCCCCGCCGCTGCGGAAGAGCGGCAATTGCGCGACATTCACATCCAGGTGAAACTGCCCGCTAAAAAATAA